Proteins encoded within one genomic window of Suricata suricatta isolate VVHF042 chromosome 17, meerkat_22Aug2017_6uvM2_HiC, whole genome shotgun sequence:
- the LOC115281929 gene encoding olfactory receptor 1A1-like, producing MREDNQSSTLEFILLGVTGQQEQEDFFFILFLFIYPITLTGNLLIILAIHADIHLHIPMYFFLANLSFVDILFSSVTIPKMLINHLLHSKAISFGGCLAQLYFMIALGNTDSYILAAMAYDRAVAISRPLHYTTVMSSRTCVLLVVVSWVVGNANALPHTLLTSGLSFCGKKEVANFYCDTIPLLKLSCSDIRFNVKVMYLGAGVFSVPLLFIIISYIQVFFTVLRVPSTKGVLKALSTCGSHLTVVTLYYGTVMGMYFRPLSSYSLKDAVVTVMYMTVIPMLNPFIYSLRNQDMKAALGKLFSKRLSS from the coding sequence ATGAGGGAAGACAACCAATCCTCTACCCTGGAATTCATCCTCTTGGGAGTTACTGGTCAGCAGGAGCAGGAAGActtcttcttcatcctcttcctGTTCATTTACCCCATCACACTGACTGGAAACCTGCTCATCATCTTGGCCATTCACGCTGACATTCACCTTCACAtacccatgtactttttccttgcCAACCTCTCCTTTGTTGACATCTTATTCTCCTCTGTAACTATCCCTAAAATGCTAATCAACCATCTCTTGCACAGCAAAGCCATCTCCTTTGGGGGATGTCTAGCACAGTTGTATTTTATGATCGCCTTGGGTAATACAGATAGCTATATCTTGGCTGCAATGGCATATGATCGCGCCGTGGCCATCAGCCGCCCACTTCATTACACAACGGTTATGAGCTCACGGACTTGTGTCTTGCTAGTTGTTGTGTCCTGGGTGGTTGGAAATGCCAatgccctcccccacactctgctCACATCTGGTCTGTCCTTCTGTGGTAAAAAGGAAGTAGCCAACTTCTACTGTGACACTATCCCTTTACTCAAGCTGTCCTGTTCTGACATCCGTTTTAATGTGAAGGTGATGTACCTAGGGGCTGGTGTTTTCTCTGTACCATTGCTATTCATCATCATCTCCTATATTCAGGTCTTTTTCACAGTCTTACGGGTTCCATCCACCAAGGGTGTGCTCAAAGCCTTGTCCACCTGTGGCTCCCACCTCACAGTTGTTACTCTATATTATGGGACAGTCATGGGCATGTATTTCCGCCCTCTGTCTAGTTACAGCCTAAAGGATGCAGTGGTCACTGTGATGTACATGACAGTGATCCCAATGTTAAATCCATTCATTTATAGCCTGAGAAATCAGGACATGAAGGCTGCCCTGGGGAAACTCTTCAGCAAAAGACTCTCCTCATGA